The DNA window CTCACTTATTTCTAGTTCATTTAAATTAGTGCATCCTTCAATAAAATCAATATTTTTTAAATCTGTTTTTTCTATTTCTATCTCTTTTAACGTAGGATTATTAAATTTCTCTATATTTTCAACTTCACATCTATTCATAGTAAAATCTTTCAATTTTTCTAGTCCATTTATTCCTTCTAAATCCACTATCTCGGTATGAGACATATAAATATATTTCAAAGATTTCAAATTTGAAATTCCCTTAGTAGACTCAATTTTACTATCCCATATACTAAGATCATATAGTTTTTTTAAATCTCTTAGATTTTCTAAGTCTTTCACATGTACATTGTTCATTGTTATGCTCCATAGAGAATGTAACCCTTTTAAGAAGCTAATATCATTTATCGAGCCTACTTCATATAATTCCAATTTTTCCAATTTAGTTAAATTACTCACACCCTTCAAATATTCACTAGGCACTAATGTGCTATCAAAATTAAGTTTTCTTAATTCTTTTAATTCCCAAATAGCTTCTATGTTTTTCATATTATATTGATCATATATATATAAACTAGTTAAATTCTTTAATTTGCTTATTTCACTTATATCTCTTACTCTCGTATTTTTATCTATTTTTAGTTTAACTACATTTCCTAAATCTCTTTCTGATAACCTATCTTTTTTATTATACAATGCATTTCGCACTGCCTTTTCTAATCCTCTATCTTTAAAGTATCTGTCCTTTGACATGAACAAACTATTGGATTCATGTAAACTAAACCCCATTCCTATAATCATTGATATTATAATGACTATGATTAATTTCTTATTATTCATATCTATCACCCCATTCCATTTTACCAAATTATGTATATACCAAAAAGAATTGAGAACTTTATATTTAAAATTTTTATTAATTCATTTCTGCTTTCCTTTGATAATTTTTCCACACTTGTTTCCGCTTTTCTTATCCCATTTTAATGTATTGATAAATAGACTGTAATAGGACACATAAAAATTAATACTTTATGATTATATAATTTTTCTTTGACCTAGAAAGGAGATAGATAATGATAGACAATTCTTTTGTATATGTGGCTAATTTTGAATCAAATAATGTATCAAAAATAAAAGTATCAGATAACCCTGTAGTTGCTACTATAGACGTTGGAAAAAGTCCTCTTGCAATAGCAATAACCCCAGATGGAAAATTTGCTTATGTTGCTAATAGTGATGCAACTAAGGTATCAAAGATAAATGTATCAGATAACTCAGTTACTGATATAACTGTTGGGGCTGGTCCTATTGCAATAGCCATAACTCCTGACGGAAAATTTGCTTATGCTGCTAATTTATTTTCAAATAATGTATCAAAGATAAATGTATCAACTAATAATGTAGATGCTACCATAACTGTTGGAACTCAGCCTGGTGCAATAACAATTACTCCAGATGGAAAATTTGCTTATGTTGCTAATGAGGGTACAAATACTATATCAAAGATAAATGTATCAGATAATTCAGTAACTACCATAACTGTTGGAAATCGACCTTTTGCAATAGCCATAACTCCAAATGGTAAATTTGCTTATGTTTCTAATTTTGGATCAAATAATGTATCAAAGATAAATGTATCAGATGACTCTGTAGTTGCTACTATAGCTGTTGGAACTTATCCTGAAGGAATAGCCATAACTCCAAATGGACGATTTGCTTATGTTGCTAATGAGGGCTCCAATAATGTATCGAAGATAAAAGTGTCAGATGATTCAGTGACTACCATAAATGTTGGAACTCAGCCTGGTGCAATAGCCATAACTCCAAATGGTCGATTTGCTTATGTGCTTAATGGTGGTTCAAGTAATGTATCAAAGATAAGGATATCAGATGACTCTGTAGTTGATACTATAGGTGTTGGGACTATTCCCTTTGCCATAGAAATAACGCCAGATGGACAATTTGCCTATGTTGCTAATAGTGGTTCTAATAATGTATCAAAGATACAAGTATCAAATGACTCAGTTGCTACTATAACTGTTGGAGAAAATCCATTTGCCATAGGAATAACTCCAGATGGTAAATTTGCTTATGCTGTTAATAGTACTTCAAATAATGTATCAAAAATAATAGTATCAGAAAAACCTGTTGTCAATATAAATGTTGGAGAAGGTCCTTCTGCAATAGCCCTAACTCCAGATGGGCAATTTGCTTATGTTGCTAATAGTGGTTCAAATAATGTATCAAAGATACAGGTATCAGATAACTCTGTGGTTGCTACTATAGATGTTGGACGTAATCCTCGTGGAATAGGAATAACTCCAGATGGACAATTTGTTTATGTTGCTAATTTCTGTTCAAATAATGTATCAAAGATAAATGTATCAGATAACTCAGTTACTAATATAACTGTTGGAATCCATCCTCGTGCAATAGGAATAACTCCAGATGGGCAATTTGTTTATGTTACTAATTTATGTTCAAATAATGTATCAAAGATAAATGTATCAGATGACTCAGTTACTAATATCACTGTTGGAGTTGCTCCTATTGCAATAGCCATAACCCCAATTACTGAATCTGAAATTAACAATAATATGGATGAGTAGTCATTCTCCTTATCCATATTATTATAAATCCATGTTTCACAGTTCTTACCTCCTATAATTTCTTATTTCAAAGCACAAAAATAGAGTTAGGAAATCCTAACTCTATTTAAATACAATCTCTCATATCCATAGAGATGCTATGACTGCTGCCACATGGTATGTCTAGATTTTTTTATACCTATTGCCCCCAAATATACAGCCATAGTATAAAATATGGTCTCTACTGATCCCATCATGGTAGGTACTACCCTTCCTACGAAAGATTCTGGTCCATCAGTCTACTAAGAGAATTTCAATTTCTATTTAAATTTTTGCTAATCCATTCCACCTAGCCTTTCTGCTTTCGTTTAACTAATTTTTACATACTTACTTCCATTTTTCTTATGTCATTTTAATTTATTGATAAATAGACTATAGTAGGACAAATGAAAATTAATACTTTACAATTAGATAATTTTCCTTTGCCATGGAAAGGAGATAGATAATGGTAAATAACGCTTTTGTATATGTGGCTAATTTGGGATCAAATAATGTATCAAAGATAAAAGTATGGGATAATCCTGTAGTTGCTACTATAGGTGTTGGAAAAAGCCCTATTGCAATAGGAATAACCCCAGATGGACAATTTGCTTATGTTGCTAATAGGCTTTCAAATAATATCTCAAAGATAAAAATATCAGATAACTCAGCTACTACTATAACTGTTGGAGCTGCTCCTGGTGCAATAGCCATAACTCCAGATGGACAATTTGCTTATGTTGCTAATGAGCATTCAAATAATGTATCAAAGATAAATATATCAACTGATAATGTAGATGCTACTATAACTGTTGGAACTGGTCCTGGTGCAATAGCCATAACTCCAGATGGACAATTTGCTTATGTTGCTAATAGGCTTTCAAATAATATCTCAAAGATAAAAATATCAGATAACTCAGCTACTACTATAACTGTTGGAGCTGCTCCTGGTGCAATAGCCATAACTCCAGATGGACAATTTGCTTATGTTGCTAATGAGCATTCAAATAATGTATCAAAGATAAATATATCAACTGATAATGTAGATGCTACTATAACTGTTGGAACTGGTCCTGGTGCAATAGCCATAACTCCAGATGGACAATTTGCTTATGTTGCTAATAGGCTTTCAAATAATATCTCAAAGATAAAAATATCAGATAACTCTGTAGTTGCTACTATAGATGTTGGGACTAATCCTCAGGCAATAGCCATAACTCCATATGGGCAATTTGCTTATGTCACTAATTTGGGATCAAATAGTGTATCAAAGATAAAAATATCAGATAACTCTATAGTTGATAATATGACTGTTGGAACTAATCCTCAGACAACAGCAATAACTCCATATGGACGATTTGATTATGTTGCTAATGAGGGTTCAAATACTATGTCAAATATACAAGTATCATATAATTGTGTCACTAATATAAATATTAGAACTCAAACTGAGACGATAGGAATAACTGAATATGAAAGATTTGATTATGTTGCTAATGGTGGTTCAAGTAATATATCAAAGATACAAGTATCAGATGATCCAGTTGCCAATATAGCTGTTGAAGAAGGTCCCTCTGGAATAAGAATAAATCCAGAGGGACAATTTCCTTATGTTGCTAATAGTCTTCCAGATAATGTATCAAAGGTAAAAGTATCAGATGACCCAGTTGCCAATATAAGTGTTGGAGAAGGCCCCTCTACAATAGGAATAACTCCAGATGGAAGATTTGCTTATATTATTAATAGTGGTTCTAATAATGTATCAAAGATACAAATATCAGATAACGCTATAGTTGCCATTATAAATGTTGGACGTAATCCCCGTGCAATAGGAATAACTCCAGATGGACAATTTGTTTATGTTGCTAATTTATGTTCAAATAATGTATCAAAGATAAATGTATCAGATAACTCAGTTACTAATATAACTGTTGGAATCCATCCTCGTGCAATAGGAATAACTCCAGATGGACAATTTGTTTATATTGCTAATTTATGTTCAAATAATGTATCACAGATAAAGGCATCAGATGACTCAGTTACTAATATAACTGTTGGAACTGCTCCTATGGCAATAGCCATAACTCCAATTACTGAACCTGAAATTAACAATAATATGGAGGAGTAGTCATACTCCTCATCCATATTATTATAAATCCATATTTCACAGTTCTTAAATTCTATAATCGCTTACTTCAAAGCACAAAAATAGAGTTAGGAAATCCTAACTCTATTTAAATACAATCTCGCATATCCATAGGGATGCTATGACTGCTGCCACATGGGAAATTAGGGCAGCCCACATGGTATGTCTGGATTTTTTTATACCTATTGCCCCAAAATATACGGCCATAGTATAAAATATGGTCTCTGCTGATCCCATCATGGTAGATGCTACCCTTCCTATAAAAGAGTCTGCTCCATAGGTATTAATAATATCCTTTACTACTCCTAAGGCTCCACTCCCTGATATGGGCCTCATTATTATAAGTGGAGTCAATTCTTTAGGAATATTAAAAGTATCTGTTATAAAGCTTATGATCTTTATAAAAAAATCCATTGCTCCAGAAGTTCTAAATATACCTATAGCTAAAAATATACCTATAAGATAGGGCATTATTCTTATGGCTGTATTAAATCCTTCCTTGGCCCCTTCCACAAAGGCCTCATATATATCCACTCCTTTTATAAACCCATGGACCAATATTGTAGTCATTATGATGGGTATAATACTGAGGGATATTAAATTAAGTATATCAGTCATAAATAAATACCCTTTCTAATAGCTTAGCCGCTATAATCCCAACTATAGTTGATATAGTAGTACTAATTAATGATGTAGCTATTATTTCCGTTGGATTTAGGCTTCCCGCATCTGCCCTAATTTTTAAAACTGATAGAGGAACTAATTGAACAGAGGACATATTTACTACTAAAAACATACACATTGCATTAGTAGCCCTTTCCTTCCTAGGATTTATCTTTTGCATCTCCTCCATAGCCTTAATCCCAAGAGCTGTTGCAGAATTCCCTGCTCCAAACATATTCGCTACTATATTCATAACTATAGATCCAATTGCAGGATGATTCTTAGGTATATCAGGAAACAGTAGCCTAATAAGGGGATTCATTATAACTGATATTCTCCTTATTAAGCCAGATTTTTTGGCTATATTCATAAGACCCAACCATACTGACATAACACCAATTAGACCTATAGCAAGCATTACGGCATCTTGAGTGTTGGTTATAACCACACCATTTATTTTATCTATATTTCCATTAATTATAGCAGCTAACACACCTGTTATTATCATAAAAAACCAAATGTACTTCATATTAATCACCTATAAAAATATATTCATAGGTCCTGTCTATATATGAGTAAAACTTTTAGATTGTTTCATAATTATTTTCCTGTGTTTAAAAGTTTATTTTAATATTTGGAAAATATTGATATAATTAAGAATAAATCTTATTATAAAAAATACATTGTATAAATAAATGAGGAGTGATATTATGAACATACAGATAAGTCTTTTGGACTTAGGTATAATTATTATGGGTATATTAGGAATAATTCTTTTAGGATATGCCATCATAGTATTAAAAAACTTTAATGATAGTTTAAAAGTAGTTAAAAATTTAATAGAATCTAATGAAAAAAATATTCAAGAAATAATAGATCAAGCTCCAGATATAACTACTAATTTAAATAGCTTAAGTTCTGATATTTCTACTAATGTGCGTGCTGCACAAGGAACTATAAACAATATTCTAGGAACAGGTGAAATAGCTGCATCTCAGTTAGCAGAACATTCTGGAGTAATTTCTCAAGCTCTTGGTTTACTACATATATTACAAAAGGCAAGGGATGTTTTTACAGGGTTCATAAAAAAATAATTGAATTTATATAGGATGAAGATACTATCTTCATCTTTTTTCTTGACTTTTTTGGGGATTTTTGGTATTATTCAATCAAGTAAGAATTTTGTCGAAATTTGCAAGGAGGAGTCAAATGAAGTCTACTGGTATAGTAAGAAAAGTTGATGAACTGGGTAGAGTAGTTATTCCTATCGAGTTAAGACGTACATTAGGAATAAAGGAAAAGGATACTTTAGAAATTTATGTTGATCGTGATAATATAATTTTAAAGAAATATGAACCTACTTGTGTATTCTGTGGAGAATCAGAAGGTATAAAGAAGTTCAAAGGAAAAAATATTTGTTCTACATGTGTTGGAGAACTTTAAAAAAAATCCCCTAAAAGGGATTTTTTTTATGCATCTCTTCCGTATATATTATGTATTTCTTCCGTATACTGGCCATCTTCTGTATACACATATAATGGATCCATAAATTTTAATTCTGGTCTTCCGTACTTAGTACACTCTATTAAAAATATATTTGGCTTTTTATTTTTATTAGGATGTATAAATCTTATTCTTTTAGGTTCTAGTTTGTACTTTCTACATAAATAAATAATATCTACTAATCTATGGGGTCTATGAATCATATAAAAACTCCCCCTGTCCTTAAGCATCTTAAAAGCTGTATATATAACATCTTCTAAATTACACTTAACCTCATGTCTAGATATGGCCTTCATACTCTCAGGATTTAATAAACCTCCACCAGAATTCATATATGGAGGATTAGATACTACCACATCAAAAGTATAATTCTCCACTTTAGAAGGTATTTCCTTTAAATCTTCATTAAGTATTTTTACTCTGTCTTCCAAGTTATTTAACTTAACGCTACGATTTGCCATGTTTGCCACTTCTTCTTGAATTTCTATTCCTACAATTTCTTTTGCATCAGTCTTTCCAGCTAATAATATAGGTATAATTCCAGTTCCGGTTCCTAAGTCCATTACCTTTGAATTTGTCTTTACTTGAGCAAAATTACTAAGTAATACAGCATCTATTCCAAAACAAAAGCCCTTTGGATTTTGAATTAATCTAAGTCCCTTACATTGTAAATCATCTACCCTCTCATGAGGTAAAATTAAGTTATTCATCCCTTATCTCTCCTAATGCTTAGTTAATATATGTATACTTCCCTAATTATACTAGAAAAACAAAAAAGCCCACAAGGGCTTTTTATAGACTTTTCAGTTTTACTTTGGTACTGGTGCATCTACAGGACATACATTAGCACAAGCTCCACAATCAATACATCCTGACTCATCGATTACATACTTGTCACTTCCTGCACTAATTACACTTACTGGACATTCTGGTTCACATGCTCCACAATTAA is part of the Anaeromicrobium sediminis genome and encodes:
- a CDS encoding AbrB/MazE/SpoVT family DNA-binding domain-containing protein, coding for MKSTGIVRKVDELGRVVIPIELRRTLGIKEKDTLEIYVDRDNIILKKYEPTCVFCGESEGIKKFKGKNICSTCVGEL
- a CDS encoding tRNA1(Val) (adenine(37)-N6)-methyltransferase — translated: MNNLILPHERVDDLQCKGLRLIQNPKGFCFGIDAVLLSNFAQVKTNSKVMDLGTGTGIIPILLAGKTDAKEIVGIEIQEEVANMANRSVKLNNLEDRVKILNEDLKEIPSKVENYTFDVVVSNPPYMNSGGGLLNPESMKAISRHEVKCNLEDVIYTAFKMLKDRGSFYMIHRPHRLVDIIYLCRKYKLEPKRIRFIHPNKNKKPNIFLIECTKYGRPELKFMDPLYVYTEDGQYTEEIHNIYGRDA
- a CDS encoding YncE family protein, which codes for MVNNAFVYVANLGSNNVSKIKVWDNPVVATIGVGKSPIAIGITPDGQFAYVANRLSNNISKIKISDNSATTITVGAAPGAIAITPDGQFAYVANEHSNNVSKINISTDNVDATITVGTGPGAIAITPDGQFAYVANRLSNNISKIKISDNSATTITVGAAPGAIAITPDGQFAYVANEHSNNVSKINISTDNVDATITVGTGPGAIAITPDGQFAYVANRLSNNISKIKISDNSVVATIDVGTNPQAIAITPYGQFAYVTNLGSNSVSKIKISDNSIVDNMTVGTNPQTTAITPYGRFDYVANEGSNTMSNIQVSYNCVTNINIRTQTETIGITEYERFDYVANGGSSNISKIQVSDDPVANIAVEEGPSGIRINPEGQFPYVANSLPDNVSKVKVSDDPVANISVGEGPSTIGITPDGRFAYIINSGSNNVSKIQISDNAIVAIINVGRNPRAIGITPDGQFVYVANLCSNNVSKINVSDNSVTNITVGIHPRAIGITPDGQFVYIANLCSNNVSQIKASDDSVTNITVGTAPMAIAITPITEPEINNNMEE
- a CDS encoding leucine-rich repeat domain-containing protein gives rise to the protein MNNKKLIIVIIISMIIGMGFSLHESNSLFMSKDRYFKDRGLEKAVRNALYNKKDRLSERDLGNVVKLKIDKNTRVRDISEISKLKNLTSLYIYDQYNMKNIEAIWELKELRKLNFDSTLVPSEYLKGVSNLTKLEKLELYEVGSINDISFLKGLHSLWSITMNNVHVKDLENLRDLKKLYDLSIWDSKIESTKGISNLKSLKYIYMSHTEIVDLEGINGLEKLKDFTMNRCEVENIEKFNNPTLKEIEIEKTDLKNIDFIEGCTNLNELEISECSIKGINALNSLTNLHKVKLNNNKIKDINPIKNLKEIQLLNLKNNEIEDITPLEGLEKLYKLDLSNNKIKYIKPITKIPKLVYVNYNGNELLDKDKVDLKKYKPYVERGILGF
- a CDS encoding spore maturation protein, producing MTDILNLISLSIIPIIMTTILVHGFIKGVDIYEAFVEGAKEGFNTAIRIMPYLIGIFLAIGIFRTSGAMDFFIKIISFITDTFNIPKELTPLIIMRPISGSGALGVVKDIINTYGADSFIGRVASTMMGSAETIFYTMAVYFGAIGIKKSRHTMWAALISHVAAVIASLWICEIVFK
- a CDS encoding beta-propeller fold lactonase family protein, translated to MIDNSFVYVANFESNNVSKIKVSDNPVVATIDVGKSPLAIAITPDGKFAYVANSDATKVSKINVSDNSVTDITVGAGPIAIAITPDGKFAYAANLFSNNVSKINVSTNNVDATITVGTQPGAITITPDGKFAYVANEGTNTISKINVSDNSVTTITVGNRPFAIAITPNGKFAYVSNFGSNNVSKINVSDDSVVATIAVGTYPEGIAITPNGRFAYVANEGSNNVSKIKVSDDSVTTINVGTQPGAIAITPNGRFAYVLNGGSSNVSKIRISDDSVVDTIGVGTIPFAIEITPDGQFAYVANSGSNNVSKIQVSNDSVATITVGENPFAIGITPDGKFAYAVNSTSNNVSKIIVSEKPVVNINVGEGPSAIALTPDGQFAYVANSGSNNVSKIQVSDNSVVATIDVGRNPRGIGITPDGQFVYVANFCSNNVSKINVSDNSVTNITVGIHPRAIGITPDGQFVYVTNLCSNNVSKINVSDDSVTNITVGVAPIAIAITPITESEINNNMDE
- a CDS encoding nucleoside recognition domain-containing protein, producing the protein MKYIWFFMIITGVLAAIINGNIDKINGVVITNTQDAVMLAIGLIGVMSVWLGLMNIAKKSGLIRRISVIMNPLIRLLFPDIPKNHPAIGSIVMNIVANMFGAGNSATALGIKAMEEMQKINPRKERATNAMCMFLVVNMSSVQLVPLSVLKIRADAGSLNPTEIIATSLISTTISTIVGIIAAKLLERVFIYD
- a CDS encoding DUF362 domain-containing protein yields the protein MAYNITEACINCGACEPECPVSVISAGSDKYVIDESGCIDCGACANVCPVDAPVPK